The genomic interval CACCAAGGAGGACCATGAGGTCTGGAACATCCTATTCAATCGACAGCGAACCAAGATCGCCGAACATGCTTCTGTTCGCTACAACGGCGCCTTAGATCAACTTTCGGACATCTTTTACAAAGAGCGGCTTCCGAATTACGAGAACCTCACAAAGCGACTCTTGGAGGCTACAGGCTGGAGGATTGAGGTGGTCCCAGGACTCATTGAGATTGACCAGTTTTACAGCCTTCTCGCAGAAAAAGCTTTTCCGGCGAGCACGTGGATCCGAAAAAGATCGCAGCTCGACTATCTAGAGGAACCCGATATGTTTCACGATAGTTTTGGGCATCTCCCGCTCCTCGTTGAACGCGACTTTGCCGATTTCACCCATCGCCTTGGGCTGCTCGGTCAAAAACACAGTCAGAACGAAAAACGCTTGATCGAGCTTCAACGCATTTACTGGTATACCTTAGA from Cryomorphaceae bacterium carries:
- a CDS encoding phenylalanine-4-hydroxylase → MQQVYSQYTKEDHEVWNILFNRQRTKIAEHASVRYNGALDQLSDIFYKERLPNYENLTKRLLEATGWRIEVVPGLIEIDQFYSLLAEKAFPASTWIRKRSQLDYLEEPDMFHDSFGHLPLLVERDFADFTHRLGLLGQKHSQNEKRLIELQRIYWYTLEFGLINENGIRKAYGAGLMSSGGEIEFAMSPKPEVLPFRIEEVIARPFDSMSIQELYFEITDFEDLHKALDDWEKTVD